In a single window of the Streptomyces sp. NBC_00353 genome:
- the mmuM gene encoding homocysteine S-methyltransferase, translating to MQSDRPLAAALAASTVLLDGGLSNQLEAQGCDLSDELWSARLLLDEDRQIEAAHLAYVRAGAQVLITSGYQATFEGFARRGIGRDRAAELFARSVELARRAGGATDREIWVAASVGPYGAMLADGSEYRGRYGLSVRELERFHRPRIEALAAAGPDALALETVPDVDEAEALLRAVEGCGLPVWLSYSVAGDRTRAGQPLETAFGLAAGHERVVAVGVNCCDPADADRAVETAAEVTGKPVVVYPNSGERWDAEGRGWTGGATFDPGRVRGWQAAGARLVGGCCRVGPGSIAKLAELLEAERMGRTGETRGTAEAGRPGGTPEP from the coding sequence GTGCAATCCGACCGCCCGCTGGCCGCCGCGCTCGCCGCGTCCACGGTCCTGCTGGACGGAGGCCTCTCCAATCAGTTGGAGGCGCAGGGCTGCGATCTGTCCGACGAGCTGTGGTCGGCCCGGCTGCTGCTCGACGAGGACCGGCAGATCGAGGCCGCGCACTTGGCCTACGTGCGGGCGGGTGCGCAGGTGCTCATCACCTCGGGCTATCAGGCGACGTTCGAGGGGTTCGCGCGGCGGGGGATCGGCCGGGACCGGGCGGCGGAGCTCTTCGCCCGCAGCGTGGAGCTGGCCCGGCGGGCCGGTGGCGCGACGGACCGGGAGATCTGGGTCGCCGCCTCTGTCGGCCCGTACGGGGCGATGCTCGCGGACGGCAGCGAGTACCGCGGGCGGTACGGCCTCTCGGTCCGGGAGCTGGAGCGCTTCCACCGGCCCCGGATCGAGGCGCTGGCCGCCGCCGGACCCGATGCGCTGGCACTGGAGACGGTGCCGGACGTCGACGAGGCGGAGGCGCTGCTGCGGGCGGTCGAGGGGTGCGGGCTGCCCGTCTGGCTCTCGTACAGCGTGGCGGGGGACCGGACCCGGGCCGGGCAGCCGCTGGAGACGGCCTTCGGGCTCGCCGCCGGGCACGAGCGCGTGGTGGCTGTGGGGGTGAACTGCTGCGATCCGGCCGATGCCGACCGTGCGGTGGAGACGGCGGCGGAGGTGACCGGGAAGCCGGTCGTCGTGTACCCGAACAGCGGTGAGCGGTGGGACGCCGAGGGCCGGGGGTGGACCGGGGGTGCCACCTTCGACCCGGGCCGGGTGCGGGGCTGGCAGGCGGCAGGCGCCCGGCTGGTCGGCGGCTGCTGCCGGGTCGGCCCTGGTTCGATCGCGAAACTGGCCGAGCTTCTGGAGGCAGAACGGATGGGGCGGACAGGAGAGACAAGAGGGACAGCAGAGGCGGGAAGGCCAGGAGGAACACCGGAACCGTAG
- a CDS encoding LLM class F420-dependent oxidoreductase, with amino-acid sequence MDLRIFTEPQQGASYDTLLTVAKAAEDLGFNAFYRSDHYLHMGAGSGLPGPTDAWITLAGLARETKRIRLGTLMTAGTFRLPGVLAIQVAQVDQMSGGRVELGLGAGWFEEEHKAYGIPFPKEKFGRLEEQLAIVTGLWTTGVGERFNYDGTYYQLTDSPALPKPAQAKVPILIGGHGASRTPRLAALYADEFNIPFASLDDSEKQFGRVKEAATAAGRGEDDLVYSNALVVCVGKDDAEVARRASVIGRDVEELKANGLAGSPAEVVDKIGRYGEIGSSRIYLQVLDLDDLEHLELISSQVQSQLN; translated from the coding sequence ATGGATCTTCGAATCTTCACGGAGCCCCAGCAAGGGGCGAGCTACGACACTCTGCTCACTGTCGCCAAGGCTGCCGAGGACCTCGGCTTCAATGCCTTCTACCGTTCCGACCATTACCTTCACATGGGGGCGGGGAGCGGGCTGCCCGGCCCGACCGACGCCTGGATCACCCTGGCCGGGCTGGCGCGGGAGACCAAGCGGATCCGGCTCGGCACGCTGATGACCGCGGGGACCTTCCGGCTCCCCGGTGTCCTCGCGATCCAGGTCGCCCAGGTCGACCAGATGTCCGGCGGCCGGGTCGAACTCGGCCTGGGCGCGGGCTGGTTCGAGGAGGAGCACAAGGCGTACGGCATCCCGTTCCCCAAGGAGAAGTTCGGCCGGCTGGAGGAGCAGCTGGCGATCGTCACCGGACTCTGGACGACCGGGGTCGGCGAGAGGTTCAACTACGACGGCACCTACTACCAGCTCACCGACTCGCCCGCGCTGCCCAAGCCGGCCCAGGCCAAGGTGCCGATTCTGATCGGCGGTCACGGTGCGTCGCGTACACCGCGGCTGGCCGCGCTGTACGCGGACGAGTTCAACATCCCGTTCGCCTCGCTGGATGACAGCGAGAAGCAGTTCGGACGGGTCAAGGAGGCTGCAACGGCGGCCGGGCGCGGCGAGGACGACCTGGTGTACTCCAACGCCCTGGTGGTCTGTGTCGGCAAGGACGACGCCGAGGTGGCCCGCCGTGCGTCGGTCATCGGCCGCGATGTGGAGGAGCTGAAGGCGAACGGGCTTGCGGGCTCGCCCGCCGAAGTGGTCGACAAGATCGGCCGGTACGGCGAGATCGGGTCGTCGCGGATCTACCTCCAGGTCCTCGACCTGGACGATCTGGAGCACCTGGAGCTGATCTCCTCGCAGGTCCAGTCCCAGCTGAACTGA
- a CDS encoding DUF6099 family protein codes for MEAERLIGVSRRALAQSRGTPSIMAEAWQAQALAQAIGDRLAASGPKELRGEARGLSEIGGRGSGAPDHPVVRTGVARAAQLSEVADPRATLTGLGALLGEVGMALVAVACDTDEEGLYWQCIEAIDAADESLDRVHGMLRRLAEQDRERKHDLEQGRGRDGPRGAVRGAAGSAAGQP; via the coding sequence ATGGAAGCGGAGCGGCTCATAGGGGTAAGTCGGCGAGCTCTGGCGCAGAGCCGGGGCACGCCGTCCATCATGGCGGAGGCCTGGCAGGCCCAGGCGCTGGCCCAGGCGATCGGCGACCGGCTGGCGGCGAGCGGGCCGAAGGAGTTGCGCGGCGAGGCGCGAGGGCTCAGTGAGATCGGAGGGAGGGGCAGCGGGGCGCCGGATCATCCGGTGGTGCGGACCGGTGTGGCACGGGCTGCCCAGCTCTCCGAGGTCGCCGATCCGCGCGCGACTTTGACCGGTCTCGGCGCGCTGCTTGGGGAAGTGGGGATGGCTCTCGTCGCGGTGGCCTGCGACACCGACGAGGAGGGTCTCTACTGGCAGTGCATAGAGGCGATCGATGCCGCGGACGAGTCGCTGGACCGGGTGCACGGGATGCTCCGGCGCCTTGCGGAGCAGGACCGGGAGCGGAAGCACGATCTGGAGCAGGGGAGAGGGCGGGACGGGCCGCGCGGTGCGGTCCGCGGAGCGGCAGGCTCGGCGGCGGGCCAGCCGTGA
- a CDS encoding nucleotide pyrophosphohydrolase, protein MQVKPQDASELDVQTLQRRLAAFAAERHWEQYHTPKNLAAALSVEASELVEIFQWLTPEQSAQVMEKPETAHRVADEVADVLAYLLQFCEVLGIDALAALAEKIDRNEARFPVPERPDPQDRHSSE, encoded by the coding sequence ATGCAGGTCAAGCCGCAAGATGCGTCAGAACTTGATGTGCAGACACTGCAGCGACGGCTGGCCGCGTTCGCGGCCGAGCGGCACTGGGAGCAGTACCACACCCCGAAGAACCTGGCGGCGGCGCTGAGCGTCGAGGCATCCGAACTGGTCGAGATCTTCCAGTGGTTGACGCCCGAGCAGTCGGCGCAGGTGATGGAGAAGCCCGAGACGGCGCATCGGGTGGCGGACGAAGTCGCGGACGTGCTCGCGTATTTGCTGCAGTTCTGCGAGGTGCTGGGCATCGATGCGCTGGCGGCGCTGGCGGAGAAAATCGACCGGAACGAGGCGCGCTTTCCGGTTCCGGAGCGGCCGGATCCTCAAGATCGTCACTCTTCGGAGTAA
- a CDS encoding tyrosine-type recombinase/integrase, producing the protein MAGHIQDRWYKTETGANGKTVRVKSDRHGTGMRYRARYVGPDGTEKSKSFPDGQKRLAEKWLSGIEADMTRGQYIDPRAGRLTVRQHAERWLASLTMDPATFVSTETRIRLHVLPHLGTRSLDSLRPIHVREWLRKLQDGGLAPAYQRVIFANFNAMLSAAVDDRLIPHNPCRSSSVKAPKLEPRRIVPWQPERVLAVRSALPERYRAMVDLAGGCGMRQGEVLGLAVDDVDFAAGVVHVVRQVKLIAGRKVFALPKGGKTRTVPLPESVARSLEHHIAQQPPTGVSLPWRSVDGSPVTASVLFRNIEGRAVHRVVFTCVVWRPALDKVGVPRGRENGMHALRHFYASVLLDAGESIKALSEYLGHHDPGFTLRTYTHLMPSSERRTREAVSRAFGDGPKSDDGPTTAQEA; encoded by the coding sequence ATGGCAGGCCACATCCAAGACCGCTGGTACAAGACCGAGACCGGCGCCAACGGCAAGACTGTCCGCGTCAAGAGCGACCGCCACGGCACGGGCATGCGCTACCGCGCTCGGTACGTCGGCCCCGACGGCACCGAGAAATCGAAGAGCTTTCCGGACGGACAGAAACGCCTCGCCGAGAAGTGGCTGTCCGGGATCGAGGCCGACATGACGCGGGGGCAGTACATCGATCCGCGCGCCGGCCGTCTCACCGTGCGGCAGCACGCCGAACGGTGGCTGGCCTCACTCACCATGGATCCTGCCACTTTCGTGAGCACCGAGACGCGCATTCGATTGCACGTCCTACCGCATCTGGGTACCCGCTCGCTCGACTCGCTGCGGCCGATCCACGTTCGTGAGTGGCTGCGGAAGCTGCAGGACGGGGGACTGGCTCCCGCCTATCAGCGCGTCATCTTCGCGAACTTCAACGCGATGTTGTCGGCGGCCGTTGACGATCGTCTGATTCCGCACAACCCGTGCCGTTCGTCGTCCGTGAAGGCGCCCAAGCTGGAACCTCGCCGGATTGTGCCGTGGCAGCCTGAACGCGTACTTGCGGTGCGCTCGGCACTGCCCGAGCGCTACCGGGCCATGGTGGACTTGGCCGGCGGGTGCGGCATGCGACAGGGCGAAGTGCTGGGCCTCGCCGTTGACGACGTCGACTTCGCGGCGGGCGTGGTTCACGTTGTCCGACAGGTCAAGCTCATTGCCGGACGGAAGGTGTTCGCGCTACCCAAGGGCGGCAAGACGCGCACCGTCCCGTTGCCTGAGAGCGTCGCGCGGTCGCTTGAGCATCACATCGCGCAGCAGCCTCCCACGGGTGTGTCTCTGCCGTGGCGGTCGGTCGACGGGTCTCCGGTCACCGCATCCGTGCTCTTCCGCAACATCGAGGGACGGGCGGTGCATCGTGTGGTCTTCACCTGTGTGGTCTGGCGTCCTGCTCTCGACAAGGTCGGGGTGCCGCGTGGTCGGGAGAACGGCATGCACGCGCTGAGGCACTTCTACGCGTCTGTGCTGCTGGACGCGGGGGAGAGCATCAAGGCGCTGTCGGAGTACCTGGGACACCACGATCCCGGCTTCACGCTGCGGACTTACACTCACCTGATGCCGAGCAGCGAGAGGCGCACGCGGGAGGCCGTCAGCCGCGCGTTCGGGGACGGCCCGAAGAGCGATGACGGCCCCACGACGGCCCAGGAAGCATGA
- a CDS encoding helix-turn-helix domain-containing protein, with the protein MSRTCPAQPDPRAILRSGLPDRYLTPDDIAEMFGVPLETVYQWRRKRTGPPGFRIGKHVRYDPAEVRAYVTQRKNVDRVAA; encoded by the coding sequence ATGAGCCGAACCTGTCCAGCTCAACCTGACCCCCGCGCCATCCTCCGCAGCGGCCTGCCCGACCGGTACCTCACCCCCGATGACATCGCCGAGATGTTCGGGGTGCCGCTCGAGACCGTCTACCAGTGGCGCCGGAAGCGCACCGGCCCGCCCGGCTTTCGCATCGGCAAGCACGTGCGCTACGACCCCGCCGAAGTAAGGGCCTACGTCACGCAGCGCAAAAACGTCGACCGCGTAGCGGCCTGA
- a CDS encoding ATP-binding protein, with product MSDDEKNPAREVITDYAQAHFRYFRTADGTVFAQKNGHPVARPIRSQGTSGSHRQELMVGLFHDGHGVFNGTALKEALDLIEALAMNQDIQPVHIRVAPGFDGATWLDLGRSDGQSVRIHPTGWDILTPDPQEVCWRRTQLTGELPLPAKDTDGKGIDLLLRLCNFATAETECLAITWLIGCLGPSVPVPAPFLTGPQGAGKSTGGRMLVRIIEGMSGDLRRAPKDEENLIAAVAAGWVTALDNLSHLAPDLSDLMCCIVTGAETIKRALYTDGDVVRSRYRRPLLLTGIDVGVIRPDLAERLLPLRLERPRVRRTEAELWAEFEEALPVVLGSLLDLTVKVRAAEADIPTDLRMADFAHLCAQFDAATCLGALNAYRASLDDLNDDVIEGDLLAQTVLKHAAGLTAGVETRMTSSEWLHCLTGLYTGDDCRPLPKGWPTTGKVLSDRLKRLQPTLAARGVLIDWGRTKEGRYIEMTRPPTPPPHQQEPML from the coding sequence ATGTCCGACGACGAGAAGAACCCCGCCCGCGAGGTCATCACCGACTACGCGCAAGCGCATTTCCGGTACTTCCGTACCGCCGACGGGACCGTGTTCGCCCAGAAGAACGGGCACCCCGTGGCACGTCCGATCCGCTCACAGGGCACCTCTGGCAGCCACCGGCAGGAACTCATGGTCGGCCTCTTCCACGACGGACACGGCGTGTTCAACGGGACCGCCCTCAAGGAGGCGCTGGACTTGATCGAAGCACTGGCGATGAATCAGGACATACAGCCCGTCCACATCCGCGTCGCTCCGGGATTCGACGGTGCGACGTGGCTCGACCTGGGGCGCAGCGACGGGCAGTCCGTCCGTATTCACCCCACCGGCTGGGACATCCTCACCCCCGACCCGCAGGAGGTGTGCTGGCGGCGCACCCAGCTCACCGGGGAGCTTCCCCTGCCGGCCAAGGACACCGACGGCAAGGGCATCGACCTGCTGCTCCGGTTGTGCAACTTCGCCACCGCGGAGACCGAGTGCCTGGCCATCACCTGGCTGATCGGCTGCCTCGGGCCGTCCGTGCCCGTCCCGGCCCCGTTCCTCACCGGCCCCCAAGGGGCAGGCAAGTCCACCGGCGGGCGGATGCTCGTGAGGATCATCGAAGGAATGAGCGGGGACCTGCGTCGCGCCCCGAAGGACGAGGAGAACCTGATCGCGGCCGTGGCCGCTGGATGGGTCACCGCCCTGGACAACCTCTCGCACCTGGCCCCGGACCTGTCCGACCTCATGTGCTGCATCGTCACCGGCGCCGAGACCATCAAACGCGCCCTGTACACCGATGGCGACGTGGTCCGCTCCCGCTACCGCCGCCCCCTGCTCCTGACCGGCATCGACGTCGGCGTCATCCGACCCGACCTCGCCGAACGTCTCCTCCCGCTCCGTCTGGAGCGCCCTCGCGTCCGGCGGACCGAGGCCGAGCTGTGGGCCGAGTTCGAGGAGGCGCTGCCTGTCGTGCTCGGGTCTCTCCTGGATCTGACCGTCAAGGTCCGGGCGGCCGAGGCCGACATCCCCACCGATCTGCGTATGGCCGACTTCGCGCACCTGTGCGCGCAGTTCGATGCGGCGACCTGCCTCGGAGCGCTCAACGCCTACCGGGCCAGTTTGGACGACCTCAACGACGACGTCATCGAGGGCGATCTCCTCGCGCAGACCGTGCTCAAGCACGCCGCCGGGCTCACGGCCGGCGTGGAGACGCGGATGACGTCCTCCGAGTGGCTGCACTGCCTCACCGGCCTGTACACCGGGGACGACTGCCGTCCCCTGCCCAAGGGGTGGCCCACCACGGGCAAAGTCCTGTCCGACCGCCTCAAGCGCCTCCAACCGACCCTCGCCGCCCGGGGCGTACTGATCGACTGGGGCCGCACCAAAGAGGGTCGGTACATCGAGATGACCCGACCGCCGACCCCGCCGCCACACCAGCAAGAGCCGATGCTCTGA
- a CDS encoding bifunctional DNA primase/polymerase, which yields MSTHLTTALDLAARAVPVLPLRAGKLPFGNCRTCTGNACGGRPVMKMSGPCECPGVCHGWAAATTDPGVISSSTWVRTWREAAAVAYHPGGAGLTVVDLDNAEAIAWARASLPATRIVRTTRGEHWLYLGVMQSANAVRPGVDVKSTMSYARWLGPGTGTMAVLPEAVRALVVKEPATVRPAPRAVTVSAPVGDGGCRHRTPSYLERGIAMAEQRIAEARSAVHATVYRTFLAVLSAHGRCGCLTDTYIGRLFAAAQAKGETVRHCTDAWTNALTRLGL from the coding sequence ATGAGCACCCACCTGACCACCGCCCTCGATCTGGCCGCCCGCGCGGTCCCGGTCCTGCCGCTGCGGGCCGGGAAGCTCCCGTTCGGCAACTGCCGCACCTGCACCGGCAACGCGTGCGGCGGCCGGCCGGTCATGAAGATGTCCGGGCCGTGCGAGTGTCCCGGTGTATGCCACGGCTGGGCCGCCGCCACCACCGACCCCGGCGTCATCAGCTCGTCGACATGGGTGCGGACGTGGCGCGAAGCGGCGGCAGTGGCCTACCACCCCGGAGGCGCCGGCCTCACCGTCGTCGACCTCGACAACGCGGAAGCCATCGCGTGGGCTCGGGCGAGCCTGCCCGCCACTCGAATCGTGCGCACCACCAGGGGTGAGCACTGGCTCTACCTGGGCGTGATGCAGTCCGCCAACGCGGTGCGGCCTGGCGTAGACGTCAAGTCCACGATGTCCTACGCCCGGTGGCTCGGCCCTGGCACCGGCACCATGGCGGTCTTGCCCGAGGCCGTGCGCGCGCTGGTCGTCAAGGAGCCGGCCACGGTCCGGCCGGCGCCGCGCGCCGTCACGGTGTCCGCACCGGTCGGGGATGGGGGGTGCCGCCACCGCACGCCCTCTTATCTGGAGCGTGGCATCGCCATGGCCGAGCAGCGCATCGCCGAGGCCCGCAGCGCGGTGCACGCGACCGTCTACCGGACCTTCCTCGCCGTCCTGTCCGCCCACGGCCGGTGCGGCTGCCTCACCGACACCTACATCGGGCGGCTGTTCGCCGCCGCCCAGGCCAAGGGTGAGACCGTCCGGCACTGCACCGACGCGTGGACCAATGCCCTGACCAGGTTGGGACTGTGA
- a CDS encoding DNA cytosine methyltransferase, which yields MTQPVAIRRVPDQVLRAVALCAGYGGLEAALGAGIGAVPVAYAENDPYAAKVFAAHHPGIPNLGDITRIDWDQVRALHRPDVIGAGFPCRNISNAGRKDGINGQWSKVWKNVAQAVGVLRPRYVFLENVAALRSRGLDVVAADLAAIGYGVRWTCLRAGDPEVGAPHQRDRWFAVAHPADADPHDLRRHWRPRHVPEAQGRDEPANTGDEAAGDTGRESVLSLLPSPTVADSRGTRNYTAKRRPGAKFNSGKTLTDFAWLLSDERWISVDGVDYSPAIRRWEGILNRRAPEPTDVGRTGNRRITPAFAEWLMGLPTGWVTAVPDIPRKEQLRILGNGVVPQQAHHAYGQLLGVVPAAWNTPLEVAA from the coding sequence ATGACTCAACCTGTCGCGATCCGGCGAGTGCCGGATCAGGTGTTACGGGCTGTTGCCCTGTGCGCTGGCTACGGCGGTCTGGAAGCCGCGCTCGGTGCCGGCATCGGCGCGGTGCCCGTCGCCTACGCCGAGAACGACCCCTACGCGGCGAAGGTGTTCGCCGCCCATCACCCCGGCATCCCGAACCTCGGCGACATCACCCGGATCGACTGGGACCAGGTTCGGGCCCTGCATCGGCCCGACGTGATCGGAGCCGGGTTCCCGTGCCGCAACATCAGCAACGCAGGACGAAAGGACGGCATCAATGGCCAGTGGTCGAAGGTCTGGAAGAACGTTGCTCAAGCTGTGGGCGTCCTTCGACCCCGCTACGTCTTCCTGGAGAACGTGGCGGCGCTCCGCTCGAGAGGGCTGGACGTCGTCGCCGCGGACCTGGCCGCGATCGGGTATGGCGTCCGGTGGACATGTCTACGAGCTGGTGACCCCGAAGTCGGCGCCCCGCACCAGCGGGACCGGTGGTTCGCAGTTGCCCATCCCGCTGATGCCGACCCCCACGACCTCCGACGGCACTGGCGGCCCCGGCACGTCCCCGAAGCGCAAGGGCGGGATGAACCTGCGAACACTGGTGACGAGGCTGCCGGTGACACCGGACGAGAAAGCGTCCTGAGCCTGCTTCCGTCCCCGACCGTCGCCGACTCGCGCGGCACCCGCAACTACACCGCCAAGCGCAGGCCGGGCGCCAAGTTCAACTCGGGCAAGACGCTCACGGACTTCGCTTGGCTGCTGTCCGACGAGCGGTGGATCTCTGTTGACGGCGTCGACTACAGCCCTGCCATCCGGCGCTGGGAAGGCATCCTCAACCGCCGTGCACCCGAGCCGACCGACGTGGGCCGCACCGGTAACCGCCGCATCACTCCCGCCTTCGCTGAATGGCTCATGGGCCTGCCCACCGGCTGGGTCACCGCCGTCCCCGACATCCCCCGCAAGGAACAACTGCGCATCCTCGGCAACGGCGTCGTCCCCCAACAGGCCCACCACGCCTACGGGCAACTCCTCGGAGTCGTGCCCGCCGCGTGGAACACCCCGCTGGAGGTGGCCGCATGA